A single window of Usitatibacter rugosus DNA harbors:
- a CDS encoding phosphatidylglycerophosphatase A family protein — translation MATASTISRRPDARFLLAHPAHFIALGFGAGLAPKAPGTFGTVVGLLLCWALQPFLPPLAIALLAIPLFLVGIWACGVTGRALGVMDSGSIVWDEVVAFLPLAAFAATIGPQVFAFVLFRLFDIWKPFPIRQLEKRIPGGLGVMADDVLAALYAFICFYLTYASLARLPA, via the coding sequence ATGGCTACGGCTTCGACCATTTCGCGGCGTCCTGACGCGCGGTTCCTGCTCGCGCATCCGGCGCACTTCATCGCGCTGGGGTTCGGCGCGGGCCTGGCACCGAAAGCACCGGGCACCTTCGGCACCGTTGTCGGCCTGCTGCTGTGCTGGGCGCTGCAGCCCTTCCTCCCTCCGCTCGCCATCGCGCTCCTCGCGATCCCGCTCTTCCTCGTCGGCATCTGGGCGTGCGGCGTCACGGGCCGCGCGCTCGGCGTGATGGATTCGGGCTCGATCGTGTGGGACGAAGTCGTGGCGTTCCTGCCGCTCGCCGCGTTCGCCGCCACGATCGGCCCGCAGGTCTTCGCCTTCGTGCTCTTCCGGCTCTTCGATATCTGGAAGCCGTTCCCGATCCGCCAGCTCGAGAAACGAATCCCGGGCGGCCTGGGCGTGATGGCCGACGATGTGCTCGCGGCTCTCTACGCCTTCATCTGTTTCTACCTCACGTACGCGAGCCTGGCTCGCCTGCCCGCATGA
- the ugpQ gene encoding glycerophosphodiester phosphodiesterase produces MNKPWPYPKLVAHRGGGTLAPENTIAAFKLGQELGYLAAEFDVKLSRDGVAMLLHDSTLERTTSGKGDAAKLDWRDLAALDAGAWHSAPFKDERIPRFDEVARLLQSKKTIAHVEIKPSPGREKETGLHVAALAAELWKGAPVAPLLSSFSFEALSSAQVMAPELPRGWLTKQIGELDWTRLEALDATSVHTNHEYLERALIDRLHELGIRVMAYTVNDVARAKDLFAMGVDGMFTDNLREFAQAFPDAVRPG; encoded by the coding sequence ATGAACAAACCCTGGCCTTATCCGAAGCTGGTCGCCCACCGCGGCGGCGGCACGCTCGCTCCCGAGAACACGATCGCGGCCTTCAAGCTCGGACAGGAGCTGGGTTATCTCGCCGCCGAGTTCGACGTGAAGCTCTCGCGCGACGGCGTGGCGATGCTGCTGCACGACTCGACGCTCGAGCGCACCACCAGCGGCAAGGGCGATGCCGCGAAGTTGGACTGGCGCGATCTCGCCGCGCTCGACGCGGGGGCCTGGCACTCGGCGCCCTTCAAGGACGAGCGCATCCCGCGCTTCGACGAGGTCGCCCGCCTGCTGCAGTCGAAGAAGACCATCGCCCACGTCGAGATCAAGCCCAGCCCGGGACGCGAGAAGGAAACGGGGCTGCACGTGGCCGCGCTCGCCGCCGAGTTGTGGAAGGGCGCTCCGGTGGCACCCCTGCTCTCGTCGTTCTCCTTCGAGGCGCTCTCGTCCGCGCAGGTGATGGCGCCGGAGCTGCCGCGCGGCTGGCTCACCAAGCAGATCGGCGAGCTCGACTGGACGCGACTCGAGGCGCTCGATGCGACCTCGGTGCACACGAACCACGAGTACCTGGAGCGCGCGCTCATCGACCGCCTGCACGAGCTCGGCATCCGGGTGATGGCCTATACGGTGAACGACGTGGCGCGCGCGAAGGATCTCTTCGCGATGGGCGTGGACGGGATGTTCACGGACAACCTGCGCGAGTTCGCGCAGGCCTTCCCGGACGCGGTGCGCCCGGGCTAG